TCATCGCTCATCTGCTTTTTTCCTTTTCGTAAAATTTGCCTAAAACTTAGCACCCTATCCTCAAGGCGTTTCTCTTTTTTTGCTCAGTCCTCAGCACTCAGTCCTCAGTCCTTTTTGAGCTTTTTAACTTCCTTAATCATTTGAGCGTATTGACTTCCACCCTGACAGTATTCGCAATCCCCGTGCGGCGCTATGGGTATATCAAATGCATAAGCCCTGAGATGGGCCACCTGGCACAGGAAATCCACCGGGGTTTCAGGATCCATGCATTCCAGTTGCGCATTGGCCGGGCACATGCCGCACATGGAGCGGATGCCGCAGGTCACACATTTGGTTTGCCGCGTAATGCGTTTCTGCCGCAATTTATAAAGGGCCTCTTGCCAGCCTTGCTCAAAATAGCCTTGCCGCAGATCATAGGCATCGTCCTGGGACATTGCGCACATACGCATCATGCCATACGGATCGATGGCAAAGGCATTGACCCCACCGCCGCAGCGCCACAGCTTTTGAGTTTCCTCGGCTGACGTTGGAAGGCCGCCGAATTGAACAGCAAATTTCTTCCATTCAGCTACCCGTTTCGGATCCAGCAGGTCCATCTTAACAACATCGATCGGCTTCAGGCGCACGTCGAGAGGGCTCTGCGAGCAGTCGTAGCGTGGATTGACCAAGGCATCAAACCGGAATTCCAGCCCGAGATCTTCTTCAGCAAAGCGCTTCATCTGCCAGATCTCGTTTTGATTGACGGTAAGGGCCATGGATTTAAGCTTGAGCGGCAAATTGCGTTCGGTCAGCAACCGAATGCCCTGCAAACAGCGCTCATATGAGCCGGGAACCCCGCTCACCTCTTCATAGGTTTGGCGGGTATAACCATAAAGCGTAATCTCCATGTAAAACGGGGGCAACTCAGCCAGATAATCTGCGATATCCGGCGTGATCAAGGTGCCATTGGTAAACAGGGTGATCAAGAATCCCTGCTGCTTGGCATGGGTATAAATGTCTAAAAAGTCCTTGCGGGCAAATATTTCACCCCCGGTAAACAAGACCCACAAACAGCCGGCCGCGGCCATCTCATCCAGAATTCGGAAATGCTCCCTGGCGCTCATTTCGTCCTGACGCGCGGCTTGATCTGTTAACGGCAGATTGCTGTAGCAGTGAACGCAGCTATTGTTGCAGCGTCGGGTAATTTCTATAACAGCACTGATGGGAACCCTTTTCTTTA
The DNA window shown above is from Desulfobacterales bacterium and carries:
- a CDS encoding radical SAM protein produces the protein MKSYTDWSLGVHNLSVKKRVPISAVIEITRRCNNSCVHCYSNLPLTDQAARQDEMSAREHFRILDEMAAAGCLWVLFTGGEIFARKDFLDIYTHAKQQGFLITLFTNGTLITPDIADYLAELPPFYMEITLYGYTRQTYEEVSGVPGSYERCLQGIRLLTERNLPLKLKSMALTVNQNEIWQMKRFAEEDLGLEFRFDALVNPRYDCSQSPLDVRLKPIDVVKMDLLDPKRVAEWKKFAVQFGGLPTSAEETQKLWRCGGGVNAFAIDPYGMMRMCAMSQDDAYDLRQGYFEQGWQEALYKLRQKRITRQTKCVTCGIRSMCGMCPANAQLECMDPETPVDFLCQVAHLRAYAFDIPIAPHGDCEYCQGGSQYAQMIKEVKKLKKD